The Aggregicoccus sp. 17bor-14 genome includes a region encoding these proteins:
- a CDS encoding acyl-CoA dehydrogenase, protein MNFELTDVQREIQRMCREFAARELIPNARKWDETHAWPTEAVKKLAELSLLGVAVPEQWGGAGLDNVCYALAMEEISRGCASTGVIMSVNNSLYCDPVSKFGTDAQKEEYLAPFARGEKLGCFGLTEPQAGSDAAAQQTVAVKKGDEYVINGSKNWITNGPKADAIVLFTMTDKAKGNKGITAFLVPTNTPGFIRAEPDRKMGISAAHSCSMFFEDMRVPAKNILGKEGEGFKVAMSTLDGGRIGIAAQALGIARAAFEEAVRYSGERKTFDKPIREHQAIQFMIADMATEIDAARLLVWQAALLKDRGVRHSQESAMAKLYASEMASRVANKALQVHGGMGYSKEMDAERHVRDARITEIYEGTSEIQRIVISANLLKD, encoded by the coding sequence ATGAACTTCGAGCTGACCGACGTCCAGCGCGAGATCCAGCGGATGTGCCGTGAGTTCGCCGCGCGCGAGCTCATCCCCAACGCGCGCAAGTGGGACGAGACGCACGCGTGGCCCACGGAGGCCGTGAAGAAGCTCGCCGAGCTCTCGCTCCTGGGCGTGGCCGTGCCCGAGCAGTGGGGTGGGGCGGGCCTGGACAACGTCTGCTACGCGCTCGCCATGGAGGAGATCAGCCGCGGCTGCGCCTCCACCGGCGTGATCATGAGCGTGAACAACTCGCTCTACTGCGACCCGGTCTCCAAGTTCGGCACGGACGCGCAGAAGGAGGAGTACCTCGCTCCCTTCGCGCGCGGCGAGAAGCTGGGCTGCTTCGGCCTCACCGAGCCCCAGGCCGGCAGCGACGCCGCCGCCCAGCAGACCGTGGCCGTGAAGAAGGGTGACGAGTACGTCATCAACGGCTCGAAGAACTGGATCACCAACGGCCCCAAGGCGGACGCCATCGTGCTCTTCACGATGACGGACAAGGCCAAGGGCAACAAGGGCATCACCGCCTTCCTCGTGCCCACCAACACGCCCGGCTTCATCCGCGCCGAGCCCGACCGCAAGATGGGCATCAGCGCCGCCCACTCCTGCTCCATGTTCTTCGAGGACATGCGCGTGCCGGCGAAGAACATCCTCGGCAAGGAGGGCGAGGGCTTCAAGGTGGCGATGAGCACGCTGGACGGCGGGCGCATCGGCATCGCGGCGCAGGCGCTGGGCATCGCGCGCGCGGCCTTCGAGGAGGCGGTGCGCTACTCCGGCGAGCGCAAGACCTTCGACAAGCCCATCCGCGAGCACCAGGCCATCCAGTTCATGATCGCGGACATGGCCACCGAGATCGACGCCGCGCGCCTCCTCGTCTGGCAGGCCGCGCTGCTCAAGGACCGGGGCGTGCGCCACTCGCAGGAGAGCGCCATGGCCAAGCTCTACGCGAGCGAGATGGCCAGCCGCGTGGCCAACAAGGCCCTGCAGGTGCACGGCGGCATGGGCTACAGCAAGGAGATGGACGCCGAGCGCCACGTGCGCGACGCGCGCATCACCGAGATCTACGAGGG